TCGAATTTCTCACTCGATCTTGGATACCGCTACGCCAGTCTGGGCGCCGTGAAAACACGCTCTTATGACACAGGGATCGGAGTTGATATGGAATCGATCGGTGCCCACGAGATGCGATTGGGCGTTCGGTACAGCTTCAATTGAGAGAAGCCTGTATTAGCAATTTCAACGGAGACTTAGAGCATTTTTCGGTGAAGTGGATCCGGTTCACCGCCGAAAAGTGCGGTCAAACAAGAGAGGTGATTCCACGTCAGTGGAAACAGCTCTAGTCTTCTTTCGTTATCCAAGCCTCACGAAGTCACGCGATAGCTCCAGGTCTTCTTGGCATAGCGACTGCAGGCGGAACTTCGCGGAAGGGGTTTCGCAGCCTGAAGGAATTGATGATTTACGCAACCCGGCCCGCGCGCCTCAGAAGGCGCTCGGCACGCAGGAGGTGCGGCCGGTCTAGCATTTCGCCGTTGACCCCCACGACGCCCGCTCCCGGATGGGCCTTGAAGGCCTCTATCACGGACTGCGCTCGCTCGATGGCTTCGGCGGATGGTGTAAAAGCCTCGTTGATCACCGGCACCTGAGCCGGATGGATCGCCATCTTGGCGACGAAGCCATCCCGCCGGGCCGTCAGGCATTCGGCTTCAAGGCCGTCCATGTCGCGGAAATTGGTGAACACGGAATCGATCGCGTCGATGCCTGCCGCCGCAGCCCCGAAAAGGGTGAGCGAGCGGGCGAGTCGGTATGGGTCCGTATAGACGCCGTCATGCGTGCGATTGGCCTCGGCGCCGAGATCGGCCGACAGGTCCTCGCCGCCCCAGGTCAGGCCCATGAGCCGGTGACTCGCGCCTGCGAAGGTGCCGAGCGCAAACACGCCGGCGGCATTCTCCGTGGCGATGGCGAGGATGCGCGTGCCCCCGTCATCCAGGCCGAATTCCGCTTCGCGCACCGCCAGCTTCGCACCGAGATGCGCGACGTCCGGGCCTCCGACCGTCTTGGGTAGAACGATCCCATCGGGCGCGGACTTCATGACGTCGTCGAGATCCTCGTCGATGAGGCCCGTGGTCAGTCCGTTGACGCGCACGAAGAGGCGGGGACGTCGTGCTTCCTGCCGCTGCTCGGCAAGAAAGGCGGCCGTGATGCGCCGGGCCTCCTCCTTGGCATCGAGTGCAACCGAGTCCTCCAGGTCGATGAGGAGCACGTCGGCTCCCGAACCCAAGCCCTTCTCGAGCTTCCTTAGGCTGTCACCCGGCACGAAAAGCAATGAGCGCATCACGCATTCCTCTTGCGCATGAAAGCCTGCCGGCGGCATTCGGCCACGAGCGTCCCGTCCTGCTTGTAGGCACGGTGAATGAAGTCGACGATGCCTGCATCGGCGCGCGATTTCGACTCGCGCTTGGCGACGATCTCCGTCGTCGCATTGATGGTATCGCCTTCGAACAGGGGCGCGGGGAACTTCACGTCCGTCATGCCGAGATTGGCGATGGTCGTGCCCACCGTTGTGTCGTTGACGGAGATCCCGATCAGGAGGCCGAGCGTGAACAGGGAGTTCATGAGCGGCTTACCCCATTCCGTCTCGGTGGCGCAGAAATGCGCGTCGATGTGGAGCGGCTGCGGGTTCAGGGTCATGTTGGAGAACAGCATGTTGTCCATCTGCGTCACCGTTCTCGTGAGACGGTGCCTGATGGTCGTTCCGACGACGAAGTCCTCGAAATAAAGGCCACCCCTCGGGTGTCTGCTCTCATCGCTCATGACGTAACCTCATCGTTTCGAGCGGCATGTTGGTTACCATGCCTTTGCGGCATCAATAGCCGAATTGCTCCCGCAGGATCCGTTCGTCCAGGCTGTGGCCGGGATCGTGGAGCATCACCAGGTCGACGCTGCGGTCCATGGATACATGCACATGGGAAACATTGCGGAATTCCGTGTGGTCGGCCACCGCACTGACGGGGCGGTTCTCGGCTTCCAGAACTTCGATCTGAATCTTGGCGTAGTCCGGCAGGAGCGCACCGCGCCAGCGCCGAGGGCGAAAGGCAGAGATCGGCGTCAGGGCCAAGAGGGGCGCATTGAGCGGCAGGATTGTTCCGCCGACCGAGAGATTATAGGCCGTCGAACCGGCCGGAGTCGCAACCAGGATGCCGTCGGCGATCAGTTCGGCGATGCGGACGTGGGAATCGACGCTGATGCGAAGCTTGCCGGCCTGATAGGTCTGCCGGAACATGGCGACCTCGTTGATGGCCCGCGCCGTGTGAGCGACCCCATGCACGTCCCAGGCTACCATCAGCAGGGGGTGAACAACGCTGCGCTCTGCCTCTTCGAGCCGCTCGAACAGGTCTTCTTCCCGATAATCGTTCATCAGGAAGCCGACTGTGCCTTTGTTCATGCCGTAGATGGGCTTGGAGGTGCCCATGAACCTATGGAGGCTCTGCAGCATCAGCCCGTCGCCGCCGAGGGCCACGATAACATCGGCCTCCTCGGGAACGACGTTGGTATACAGGGCCTGCAGGGTCTTCAGCGCGCTTTGAGCGTCGGGCGCCTCGCTGGCGACGAATGCGATATTGTTGAAACGGCGGGCCATGCCCAGTTACCCTCGTGGCGTCCCATCGGATGCGGAGGACAGGCATAGCATGGATCGCCCACTTCTCGTCTATACGACCTTTCCCGATGTGGACATCGCCCTGTCGACAGGCGAAGGACTCGTCCGGGATCAACTGATCGCCTGCATCAATGTTCTGCCGGGGATGCGATCCGTCTATGCATGGAAGGGCGGCATCGAACGGGGGCAGGAGGCGGTCGCCATCCTGAAGACCGTCAGGGGCCTTCAGGATCAGGTCCATCGCGCGCTCAAGGAGCGACATCCATACGAGACGCCGGTCATCCTCTTCATCGAGCCGACCGGCGCGGATGCCGCCACCTTGGAGTGGCTGATCGGGGAAACGTCCGTGGATCGCCGTTAAACGGCAGGGCTCCACTGCACAGGCACGAAGCGGAAGCCGTTGCCTTCCTTCGCGATGTGGCCCGTGGCCGGGAAAGGTGCGTGATAGAACGCGACCTGCGCCCGCTCGGAAGCGGCCCTGTCGAGCATCTTGCGGCGGGTGGCGCGCGCTTGGTCCGCATCCATGTCGAAAATGGCTGACCAGTCCGGGTTGCGGACGAAGAGCGCGGGGTGGTTCGCCGTGTCCGACAGGATCAGCAGCCGGCCCGAGCCTGAGGAGAGCATGTAGGCCGTATGGCCCGGGGTGTGACCGGGAGCGGCGATGCTCGTCAGTCCAGGCACGACCTCCTTGTCCGTCTCGTATTGCTTCACGTCCCTGGCAATGGGGCCGAAGACGCGCCGGGCGCCCTGGAAGCCGCCCCTTGCGCCTTCCGGAGCCTGGTTCATGCGGGCATCATCCATCCAGAAGGCCCATTCGGCTGCCGGCACCATGACCTCGGCGTTCGGGAACACTGCCGTGCCGTCTTTCAGGCGCAGCCCGTTGATGTGATCGCCATGGAAGTGGCTGATGACGACAGTGTTCACCTGGGCGGGATCGAACCCGGCCGCGCGGAAGTTCGCCATCCAGCGGCCTGTGGTCGGGGCCCCTGAATCCCCGTTGCCCGTATCGATCAAGGTCAGGCGGCCGCCATTGTTCAGGACAAGGGTCGTGAACGTGTTCTGGATCGTGTCCTGCGGCAGGAATGCCTCGCGGGCCGCCTGCTGAACGGCCGGGAGGTCCGCGTTGCGGATGAAACCTTCGAGAGGGCGCGGCGCGACACCGTCATTGATGGCCGTCACCTCGATGTCACCGACCTTGTAGCGATAGAAGCCGGGGGCCTGACGGGGCCCGGCCCCCGGGGTCGAGGCGGGGGAGGTGGACTGAGCCAGGGCTGGTCCTGAGAAGGGAGCGGCCGCGAGGGCGGTGCCGGCGAGAATGGTACGGCGTGTGAGTGTCATGAGAGCATCATCTCCAGGCGTGGGAACGGAAGCCTAGAACGGCCAGGCTTGGAGACAAGGGACAGGATTTTCACAAGTCAGAGAGCAGGACGGGCCGCGGCGCTTGCCAGGTGGTGCAGGGCAATCCCGCTGGTTGTCGCCACGTTCAGCGAATCGAACCCGCCGCTCATGGGGATGGAGACGGTGCGGGTTTGGGCGAGAAGCGCCGGTGGGAGGCCGGGGCCTTCCGCCCCGAGGAGCAGGGCCGTCCGCCGCGAAGGCCGGACCTGCGAGAGGATCTCTTTGCCCGATGGGGACAGGGCCATCACGTCGAAGGAGGCCGCCTGAAGGGCCTTCACCATGGCATCGGCGGACGCTGCTCGCGTGTAGGGCACCACCAGCGCTCCCCCGACCGAAACGCGGATAGCCTTGCGATAAAGCGGATCGCAGGTCTCCCGGTCGAGCAGAACCGCTTCGGCTCCGAAAGCTGCCGCATTGCGGAAAATGCCTCCGACATTGTCATGGTTCGCCAGGCTGACCAGTCCGACGACCAGCGCATTTTCGGGCATCCGCGCGAGCAATTCCTCGACCGGCGGCAGGGGAGCCCTGTGAGCGACGGCCAGGATGCCCCTGTGGATCGGAAAACCCACGATGGCATCCATCACGGTTCTGTTCGCAGTATAGACCGGGATTTCAGGCGAAAGCCCGTCCAGGATATCTCTCAGAGATTCGAGCCGGCTTTCCGCCAGCAGAAGCGATTCGATCCTGAAGCGGAACTGCTTCGAGAGAACCCTGAGGACGACTTCTCCTTCCGCAACGAAACGGTGCTCCCGCCCGGCGAGGTCACGCTCTCGAACGGCCCGATAGGCTTCGATCCGCGGGTCGTCAGGGTCTGAAACAGGAATCGGCATGGGTCTCTATGGGGCTGGCTCGGCCTATGGTCTGGCGACTGTCTAATCCGCGCGGACGCATTTGCCTATGCGCAACCGAGCTGGGAACAACGACTCAGCATTCCTGTTAGCCCGTGAGACGCTGGGACTGTCGCATACAGTCCTCCGCAGGGAGACGATATATGGATTGGGATATCGCGGACGGCTGGGTCTGGGGCCTGGTGATCATCGGCGGACCTTTGCTGATCGGCATCTTCATGGCCGTGTTCGGGAGCCGGCGCCGCAGGCTGAATCGTGTCGAACAGGAAGTATCCGACCGGGCGGCTCACGAGAACTGGGGCAAGGAGCGGATTCGGTGACACCTCGCCGCCCTTGCATCGGCTCGCGATCGGCGGGATCCAGACCGCCCGTCCATAGGATCCCTGGCGCTCGGGCTTAGCCAGAATGCCGATCCATGGGCTACGAACCGGCGAGTTCTCTCGATAGCCGGTTCGCCATGACGGCGGCGACGACTGCAGAGGCTACGGCCGCCGAGCCCATCACGTTCAGCAACAGCACATCCATCTGCGCCTCCGTCACGACATGGAGCGCGTAGCCTAAGCCGCATTCATGTAGGCGCTGCCTGGGCAGGTGGGCTACCCCGGCGGGCAAGCCGGGAGGCGCCGACTGGGTAGAGTGTTGGCGCAGGAGCCACCGCGCCAGCTGAGGTCCGCGGCTTGGCTCTCGGCGACTGACGCGCTATGCCGGGCCTATGCTCAAGCTTGAAGAAGGTTTACCCGGCCAATCCCTCAGGACGAATGGCTCTTCAATCGAACTTCCGGACGAGCTGGGAAGGCTCACGAAGGACATCAACGACCTCAAACGGCGGATCTCCGATCAGATC
This region of Microvirga mediterraneensis genomic DNA includes:
- a CDS encoding HpcH/HpaI aldolase/citrate lyase family protein, which gives rise to MRSLLFVPGDSLRKLEKGLGSGADVLLIDLEDSVALDAKEEARRITAAFLAEQRQEARRPRLFVRVNGLTTGLIDEDLDDVMKSAPDGIVLPKTVGGPDVAHLGAKLAVREAEFGLDDGGTRILAIATENAAGVFALGTFAGASHRLMGLTWGGEDLSADLGAEANRTHDGVYTDPYRLARSLTLFGAAAAGIDAIDSVFTNFRDMDGLEAECLTARRDGFVAKMAIHPAQVPVINEAFTPSAEAIERAQSVIEAFKAHPGAGVVGVNGEMLDRPHLLRAERLLRRAGRVA
- a CDS encoding MaoC family dehydratase, which gives rise to MSDESRHPRGGLYFEDFVVGTTIRHRLTRTVTQMDNMLFSNMTLNPQPLHIDAHFCATETEWGKPLMNSLFTLGLLIGISVNDTTVGTTIANLGMTDVKFPAPLFEGDTINATTEIVAKRESKSRADAGIVDFIHRAYKQDGTLVAECRRQAFMRKRNA
- a CDS encoding NAD kinase, whose translation is MARRFNNIAFVASEAPDAQSALKTLQALYTNVVPEEADVIVALGGDGLMLQSLHRFMGTSKPIYGMNKGTVGFLMNDYREEDLFERLEEAERSVVHPLLMVAWDVHGVAHTARAINEVAMFRQTYQAGKLRISVDSHVRIAELIADGILVATPAGSTAYNLSVGGTILPLNAPLLALTPISAFRPRRWRGALLPDYAKIQIEVLEAENRPVSAVADHTEFRNVSHVHVSMDRSVDLVMLHDPGHSLDERILREQFGY
- the cutA gene encoding divalent-cation tolerance protein CutA, translated to MDRPLLVYTTFPDVDIALSTGEGLVRDQLIACINVLPGMRSVYAWKGGIERGQEAVAILKTVRGLQDQVHRALKERHPYETPVILFIEPTGADAATLEWLIGETSVDRR
- a CDS encoding MBL fold metallo-hydrolase, with amino-acid sequence MTLTRRTILAGTALAAAPFSGPALAQSTSPASTPGAGPRQAPGFYRYKVGDIEVTAINDGVAPRPLEGFIRNADLPAVQQAAREAFLPQDTIQNTFTTLVLNNGGRLTLIDTGNGDSGAPTTGRWMANFRAAGFDPAQVNTVVISHFHGDHINGLRLKDGTAVFPNAEVMVPAAEWAFWMDDARMNQAPEGARGGFQGARRVFGPIARDVKQYETDKEVVPGLTSIAAPGHTPGHTAYMLSSGSGRLLILSDTANHPALFVRNPDWSAIFDMDADQARATRRKMLDRAASERAQVAFYHAPFPATGHIAKEGNGFRFVPVQWSPAV
- a CDS encoding TrmH family RNA methyltransferase, whose protein sequence is MPIPVSDPDDPRIEAYRAVRERDLAGREHRFVAEGEVVLRVLSKQFRFRIESLLLAESRLESLRDILDGLSPEIPVYTANRTVMDAIVGFPIHRGILAVAHRAPLPPVEELLARMPENALVVGLVSLANHDNVGGIFRNAAAFGAEAVLLDRETCDPLYRKAIRVSVGGALVVPYTRAASADAMVKALQAASFDVMALSPSGKEILSQVRPSRRTALLLGAEGPGLPPALLAQTRTVSIPMSGGFDSLNVATTSGIALHHLASAAARPAL